The following nucleotide sequence is from Gymnodinialimonas phycosphaerae.
CCTTGGCAGCTTGGTCCAGCGACGCGAGACGCACAAGGCCGGGACGCATAGGGCCCAGACGCACAGGGCCGCAACGCACAAGGCCGCAACGCACAGGGCCGCGGCGTGCCTTTGCGTCAGGGAACTTTTTGCCTGCACCTGCGTTGACGCTACACACAACTTTTGCAAGGGGGCCACGCTTCACACACACCCAGAGGAAGCGCCAATGACGGTCAAAGAGTTTTTCCAGAAGAACGCCGCCGATTTTGCGGCTCGTGATATGGAGGCCTGCGCCGATACGCTTGCGATCCCCTCGACGATCCACGTGGGCGACAGGCAAATCCACATCGGGTCTCGTCCGCTGCTTCTGGACATGCTGACCGCCTATCGCCGCAACCTTGATGTGGAGGCTTACAGCCGGACGGAGTTGGAGATGCACCACGTGATGACAGACCGCCACGACCGGTGGCAGGCATTCCTGACGTGGCGCCACCTTAATGATCAAGGCGCGGTCATCAGCGCGGTGGATGCCACTTATATTGTGCGCGAAACATCGCCCGGACGCCTTCAATGCATCACCGCAGAGATCATTTCGCCCGCCAAATCGCGTTTGCTGATGGGACTTCCCGTCGTCTGATCTCCGCGCTCAAGCAGCCCGAAGGGCTGTAGCGCAGAAAGAGACTCCGCGCTCAAGTAGCCCAAAGGGCGGTAGCGCAGAAAGGCACCCCGCGCTCAAGTAGCCCGAAGGGCGGTAGCGCAGAAAGGCACCCCGCGCTCAAGTAGCCCGAAGGGCGGTAGCGCAATAATCTAGTGCATCAACCGGCCCATGGCGCCAGCCACGTCGGCCATCCGGGCCGAGAAACCCCATTCGTTGTCATACCACGCCAGCACCCGAACGGTGCGCCCGCCGACGACCTTGGTCTGGTCGGGGGCGAAGATCGACGAATGGGTCGTGTGGTTGAAATCGACCGAGACCTTGGGCTCGGGATCATAGGACATCACCGCGCCCATGTGACCGGCGGCGGCTTCGGCCACCACTGCGTTGACGTCGGCGACCGTGACATGGCGGGCGGCTTCAAACGTCAGGTCCACGGCCGAGACGTTGGGCGTGGGAACCCGCAGGGCGGTGCCATCCAGGCGGCCTTCCATCTCGGGCAGCACTTCGGCCAGCGCCTTGGCCGCGCCCGTCGAGGTCGGGATCATCGCCATGGCAGCAGCGCGCGCGCGGTAAAGGTCGTTGTGGCGGCGGTCCAGCGTCGGCTGATCGCCGGTGTAGGAATGGATCGTCGTCATGATGCCGCGCTCCACGCCGATGGCCTCGTTCAGGACCTTCACAAGGGGGGCCAGGCAATTGGTGGTGCACGAGCCGTTGGAAATCATCCGCTCATCGGCGCGCATGTCGCGGTGGTTCACGCCGTAAACGACCGTGCGGTCGACGTTTTTCGCGGGCGCCGAGATCAGCACTTTCTTCGCGCCCCGCTCCAGATGCACCGCTGATTTCAGCCCATCGTTGAACTTGCCGGTGCACTCCAGCACCACGTCGCACCCCTCCCAATCCAGCTCGGCCGGATCATAGGTCGAGAAGACCTTCATCGGCCCGCGTCCCAGATCCATCGTGTCACCGTCAACGCGAACCTCCCCGGGGAAGCGGCCATGGACCGAGTCGTAGCGCAGCAGATGGGCAGAGGTTTCGACCGGGCCGGTTGCGTTGATCTTCACCACCTGCACGTCATTGCGGGCGCTTTCGGCGATATAGGCCAGCGTTGCACGTCCGATGCGGCCGAAACCGTTAATGCCGAGGGTGATGGTCATGGACGCTCTCCTATTGGTCGCTATTGGCCCTTGGATAGGCAGGCAAGCGCCGCGTGTGAACCCGAAAGAGCCCTGAATTCCGCATGTTAGCGGAAACGTTGGCGCAAACATCGGGTGGTTGCGCTAACAAGTGTGCGGCCCGCGCCGGACCGTTGTGGAACCCGCGACGGGTGGACGCCGTTGGCCTTTGACGTATGGTGCGCTCAACGCGCGGATTTTAAGGAACTGACATGAGCGGACTTCTGGCCCTTCTGGATGACGTGGCAGCGATTGCGAAGGTGGCGGCGGCCTCGGTGGATGATGTCATCGGTCAGGCGGCCAAGGCGGGCGCGAAAGCGGCGGGCGCGGTGATAGACGACGCTGCTGTCACGCCGAAATACGTCCACGGGTTCGAGGCCAAGCGAGAGCTGCCCATCGTGTGGAAAATCGCGCGCGCCTCCGTCTTCAACAAGCTGGTCATCCTGTTGCCGGTGGCCCTGCTGCTGTCGGCTTTCGCGCCGTGGATGATCCCGCCGCTGTTGATGCTTGGCGGGGCGTATCTGTGTTTCGAGGGGGCCGAGAAGATCCACCATTGGCTGTCGCCCGCCCACCACGATGTGGAGGAGCTGACCCAGAAGAAGATGTCGGATGAGGACAGCGCCCACCTGGAAGAGCAGAAGGTCAAAGGCGCGATCAAGACCGACTTCATCCTGTCGGCCGAGATCATGACCATCGCCTTGGCCGCGTTGGAGACCGACAACATCTGGTTCCGCGCCGGTGCCCTTGCGGTGGTGGCAATCGGGATCACCATGCTGGTCTACGGCGCCGTCGCCCTGATCGTGAAAGCCGATGACGTGGGTCTGCACATGGCCGCAAACGGTCGGGCCGGGGTCACGCGCCAGACGGGCGAGTTGATCGTCCGCGGCATGCCGGGGTTCTTGGCGGGCCTGACGGTTGTCGGCACGGCGGCGATGCTGTGGGTTGGTGGCTCGATCATCGTGCATAGCCTGGCCGAACTGGGTTGGCATGGCCCCGAAGACTGGATCGACGGGGTCGCCCACGCCGTGGGCGGCGAGAGTGGCTTGATCATCTGGCTGGTGAAGGCCGCCATCGATGGTGTCTTCGGCATCGTGCTGGGGATGCTGATCATCCCCGTCGTCACCTATGTGATCGCGCCCACGATGCGCGCGGTGGGCATGGGCGGGGATGCCGCCCATTAAGGCTTTGAGGCAACGCGCAGCTATAGCGACCCTTCAAAACAAGGCGGTTAATCATTTGTTCAGATTTGTGTGTTAACCACGACGCAGGGTCGAATAGCCGATTGGCTTTTGATCCATTTAAGCGAAGCCCCCGGCGGTCTGGACCCTGCCGGGGGCGGACGCTTCCCACCCGCAACTGGTAGGAAAAAACCCGCCCGCCCACGCGCAAGGAGCGGGCGGGTTCTTTTGCCATGTCGCTTACAGCAGCGCCTTGACCTTGGCGGCAACCGCCTCGGCAGTGATGCCGAAGTGGGCGTAAAGCTCTTCCGCGGGGGCGGAGGCACCGAAGTCGTGCATCCCCACAAAACCGCCCTTTTCGCGCTTGCCGCGCTCACCATACAACCAGCGATCCCAACCGAAGCGGATCGCGGCCTCTACCGCCACACGCACCGGGCCGCCCGGAAGCACGCGCTTGCGGTAGCCCTCTTCCTGCTCTTCGAACAGTTCCCAGCACGGCATGGAGACAACGCGGGTGCCGATGCCCTCGGCCTGCAACAAGTCGCGCGCGGCCATGGCGATGGCAACCTCGGACCCGGTGGCCATAAGGATCGCCTGACGTTTCCCCTCGGCGTCGGCCAGAACGTAAGCGCCCTGGGCGGTCAGGTTCTTTGTCTTGTGCTCGGTCCGCACCGTCGGCAGGCCCTGGCGGCTCAGCGCGAGGGTGGAGGGTGTGGTGGTGGACGTCAGCGCCAGCTCCCAGGCCTCGGCCGTTTCCACCGCGTCCGCCGGGCGGAAGACGTTCATGTTGGGCGTGGCGCGCAACATGGCGAGGTGTTCCACCGGCTGGTGCGTCGGGCCGTCCTCGCCCACACCGATGCTGTCATGGGTCATCACGTAGACCGGCGCGATCTTCATCAAGGCCGACAGGCGCATTGCGGGGCGTGCATAATCGGTGAAGGTGAAGAAGGTGCCGCCATAGGGCTTCACCCCGCCGTGCAGCGCCATGCCGTTCATCGCCGCCGCCATCGCGTGTTCGCGGATGCCGTAGTGGATGTGGCGGCCCTTGCGATCCTCGGGCGAGAAGACGCCAAGCCCGCCGGTGTTCGTCAGGTTGGAGCCGGTCAGGTCCGCCGAGCCGCCAAGGGTCTCTGGCACGATCGTGTTGATCACCTCCAGCGCCATCTGGCTGGCCTTGCGGGTCGCAACCTTGGGCTGCTCTTCGGACATCTGTTTTTTCAGCGCCTTGATGGTGGCCGACAGCTTCTTGGGCGCCTCACCGGCAAAGGTGCGGGTGAACTCGGCCTGCTTGTTGGCTGAAAGCGCGGCGAAGCGGGCCTCCCACTCAGTGCGGGCGTCCGCCCCCTTGGCGCCGACACTTTCCCACCATGCTTTCAGGTCGGACGGGATCTCGAAGGGCGCATGGCTCCAGCCATAGGCGGCCTTGGTGTCGGCAACCACCTTGTCGTCGGTCAACGCGCCGTGGCCCTTGGCGGTGTCTTGCGCGCTGGAGCCGATGGCGATGTGGGTCTTGCAGGCGATCATCGCAGGACCGCTGGAAGCCTTGGCGGCAGTCAGCGCCGCGTCGATGGCGGCGGGATCATGGCCGTCACACTCAAACACATCCCAACCCGACGCCGCAAAGCGCGCCTTCTGGTCGGTGCGGTCGGACATCGACACGTTACCGTCGATGGTGATGCCGTTGTCGTCCCACATCACGATCAGGCGCGACAGCTCCTGGCGGCCGGCCAGTGCCAGCGCCTCCTGGCTGACACCCTCCATCAGGCAGCCATCACCGGCGATGCAATAGGTGTAGTGGTCGATGATCTTCTTGCCCCAG
It contains:
- the gap gene encoding type I glyceraldehyde-3-phosphate dehydrogenase, encoding MTITLGINGFGRIGRATLAYIAESARNDVQVVKINATGPVETSAHLLRYDSVHGRFPGEVRVDGDTMDLGRGPMKVFSTYDPAELDWEGCDVVLECTGKFNDGLKSAVHLERGAKKVLISAPAKNVDRTVVYGVNHRDMRADERMISNGSCTTNCLAPLVKVLNEAIGVERGIMTTIHSYTGDQPTLDRRHNDLYRARAAAMAMIPTSTGAAKALAEVLPEMEGRLDGTALRVPTPNVSAVDLTFEAARHVTVADVNAVVAEAAAGHMGAVMSYDPEPKVSVDFNHTTHSSIFAPDQTKVVGGRTVRVLAWYDNEWGFSARMADVAGAMGRLMH
- a CDS encoding DUF808 domain-containing protein, which translates into the protein MSGLLALLDDVAAIAKVAAASVDDVIGQAAKAGAKAAGAVIDDAAVTPKYVHGFEAKRELPIVWKIARASVFNKLVILLPVALLLSAFAPWMIPPLLMLGGAYLCFEGAEKIHHWLSPAHHDVEELTQKKMSDEDSAHLEEQKVKGAIKTDFILSAEIMTIALAALETDNIWFRAGALAVVAIGITMLVYGAVALIVKADDVGLHMAANGRAGVTRQTGELIVRGMPGFLAGLTVVGTAAMLWVGGSIIVHSLAELGWHGPEDWIDGVAHAVGGESGLIIWLVKAAIDGVFGIVLGMLIIPVVTYVIAPTMRAVGMGGDAAH
- the tkt gene encoding transketolase; translation: MDIKALASANPDHWARAACIRTLTLDAVAAANSGHSGMPMGMADVATVLFDKHLSFDASAPDWPNRDRFILSAGHGSMLIYSLLHLTGYKDMTLEQIKNFRQLGAITAGHPEYGHVKGVETTTGPLGQGIANAVGFAMAEEHLRAVWGKKIIDHYTYCIAGDGCLMEGVSQEALALAGRQELSRLIVMWDDNGITIDGNVSMSDRTDQKARFAASGWDVFECDGHDPAAIDAALTAAKASSGPAMIACKTHIAIGSSAQDTAKGHGALTDDKVVADTKAAYGWSHAPFEIPSDLKAWWESVGAKGADARTEWEARFAALSANKQAEFTRTFAGEAPKKLSATIKALKKQMSEEQPKVATRKASQMALEVINTIVPETLGGSADLTGSNLTNTGGLGVFSPEDRKGRHIHYGIREHAMAAAMNGMALHGGVKPYGGTFFTFTDYARPAMRLSALMKIAPVYVMTHDSIGVGEDGPTHQPVEHLAMLRATPNMNVFRPADAVETAEAWELALTSTTTPSTLALSRQGLPTVRTEHKTKNLTAQGAYVLADAEGKRQAILMATGSEVAIAMAARDLLQAEGIGTRVVSMPCWELFEEQEEGYRKRVLPGGPVRVAVEAAIRFGWDRWLYGERGKREKGGFVGMHDFGASAPAEELYAHFGITAEAVAAKVKALL